One part of the Flavobacterium johnsoniae UW101 genome encodes these proteins:
- a CDS encoding PSP1 domain-containing protein, which translates to MACTSCSTSDGGAPKGCKNNGSCGTDSCNKLTVFDWLSNMSPSNGEAIFDCVEVRFKNGRKEFFRNSEKLSLSIGDIVATVASPGHDIGIVTLTGELVKIQMKKKGVNPDSNEVPKIYRKASQKDIDIWSTARDREEPMKVRARELAIQHKLEMKISDIEFQGDGSKATFYYTANDRVDFRLLIKDFAKEFSTRVEMKQVGFRQEAARLGGIGSCGRELCCSTWLTDFRSVNTSAARYQQLSLNPQKLAGQCGKLKCCLNYELDTYMDALKDFPDYDTKLVTEKGDAVCQKQDIFKGLMWFAYTNNFANWHVLKIDQVKEIIAENKQKNKVSSLEDFAIEVTSEPEKDFNNAMGQESLTRFDQPKRKKKPNRKKKQSAESAVVAAPEKPKQANNNNNKPAGGNPNPQNKQNPNKPNHKNKHKNSNNSNNPNKQNSNDNKPAEPRKPIIITKNENKK; encoded by the coding sequence ATGGCATGTACAAGTTGTTCAACCTCAGATGGCGGCGCGCCTAAGGGTTGTAAAAATAATGGGAGTTGCGGCACCGATAGCTGCAATAAATTGACGGTTTTTGACTGGCTTTCGAACATGAGTCCGTCTAATGGAGAGGCGATTTTTGATTGTGTTGAGGTTCGTTTTAAAAACGGACGTAAGGAATTTTTTAGAAATTCAGAAAAATTAAGTTTAAGCATTGGCGATATTGTAGCAACTGTTGCATCGCCTGGTCATGATATTGGAATTGTTACTTTGACAGGAGAATTGGTTAAAATTCAAATGAAGAAAAAAGGAGTTAATCCAGATAGTAACGAAGTTCCAAAAATTTACAGAAAAGCATCTCAAAAAGATATCGATATCTGGTCTACAGCACGTGACCGCGAAGAACCAATGAAAGTTCGCGCACGTGAACTGGCAATTCAGCATAAATTGGAAATGAAAATTTCGGATATTGAATTTCAGGGAGACGGATCGAAAGCAACTTTTTATTACACAGCAAATGACAGAGTCGATTTTAGACTTTTAATTAAAGATTTTGCAAAAGAATTCAGCACCAGAGTCGAAATGAAACAAGTTGGTTTCCGTCAGGAAGCAGCTCGTTTGGGCGGTATTGGTTCTTGCGGACGTGAACTTTGCTGTTCAACATGGCTTACAGATTTTAGAAGTGTAAATACTTCGGCGGCACGTTATCAGCAATTATCACTTAATCCGCAAAAATTAGCCGGACAATGTGGTAAACTAAAATGCTGTCTAAACTATGAGTTAGATACTTACATGGACGCTTTGAAGGATTTTCCGGATTACGATACCAAACTCGTAACCGAAAAAGGTGATGCTGTCTGCCAAAAACAAGATATTTTTAAAGGATTAATGTGGTTTGCTTATACTAATAATTTTGCAAACTGGCACGTTTTAAAAATAGATCAGGTAAAAGAAATTATTGCCGAAAACAAACAAAAAAACAAAGTTTCTTCTTTAGAAGATTTTGCAATTGAAGTTACTTCAGAACCTGAAAAAGACTTCAACAATGCAATGGGGCAGGAAAGTTTAACACGTTTCGATCAGCCGAAAAGAAAGAAAAAACCAAACCGCAAGAAAAAGCAAAGTGCTGAAAGTGCGGTTGTTGCTGCGCCGGAAAAACCAAAACAGGCAAATAACAACAACAATAAACCAGCAGGCGGAAACCCAAATCCGCAGAATAAACAGAACCCCAATAAACCTAATCATAAGAACAAGCACAAAAATTCGAATAATTCAAACAATCCGAATAAGCAGAATTCAAATGATAATAAACCAGCTGAACCTAGAAAACCTATAATTATCACAAAAAATGAGAATAAAAAATAG
- a CDS encoding DUF4304 domain-containing protein, translating into MKNKKIQTGKIFGKAAKETGFKGSGVTRYIEFPNYWLLVNHQKSFYSIHFYANVGLIYKELVDHTITEDELKNAFKGKSAIFPHVTFRIESCPGMPEDLTIQIGRAVENGQEERLENVLKEALTKLLSFMEKNYSRQDIRKMYEDKKLSAMILKEV; encoded by the coding sequence ATGAAAAATAAAAAAATACAAACAGGTAAAATCTTTGGCAAAGCTGCTAAAGAAACCGGATTTAAAGGCAGTGGTGTAACTCGTTATATTGAATTTCCTAATTATTGGTTACTCGTAAATCATCAAAAATCATTTTACAGCATTCATTTTTATGCAAATGTTGGCTTGATTTATAAAGAATTGGTAGATCATACTATTACTGAAGATGAACTAAAAAATGCATTCAAGGGAAAATCTGCTATTTTTCCTCATGTAACTTTTAGAATTGAAAGTTGCCCTGGAATGCCTGAGGATTTAACTATACAAATTGGCCGTGCAGTTGAAAATGGGCAAGAAGAAAGACTAGAAAATGTTCTTAAGGAAGCGCTAACTAAATTGCTGTCTTTTATGGAAAAAAACTACAGCAGACAAGATATACGAAAAATGTATGAAGACAAAAAATTATCTGCCATGATACTTAAAGAGGTTTAA
- a CDS encoding SMI1/KNR4 family protein gives MKLILEESEQKLTIKEIIEFEKLFNCLLPDSFKDFYLLNNGGFLPEENYNRFILGGFNSIKYGKLPIERIYKDLIEDFNNLNQMIPFAYDYGGNCFLLSLKKENSNSIFLWLIDEKELVFVCQSFDLFISYLEDDIK, from the coding sequence ATGAAATTAATTCTCGAAGAATCGGAACAAAAACTAACAATAAAAGAAATCATTGAATTTGAAAAACTCTTTAATTGTCTACTACCCGATTCATTTAAAGATTTTTATCTTTTAAATAATGGTGGTTTTTTACCCGAAGAAAATTACAATCGTTTTATTTTAGGCGGATTTAATTCAATTAAGTATGGAAAACTTCCTATTGAACGGATTTATAAAGATTTGATTGAAGATTTCAATAATTTAAATCAAATGATTCCATTTGCATATGATTATGGAGGAAATTGTTTTCTATTATCTTTAAAAAAAGAAAATTCTAATTCAATATTTCTTTGGTTAATAGATGAAAAAGAACTTGTGTTTGTTTGTCAATCTTTTGACTTATTTATTTCTTATTTGGAAGATGATATTAAATGA
- a CDS encoding ankyrin repeat domain-containing protein, producing MQTQNIIEQYIFQGNLDAAREAIKNGESFSEQYLKNNFSQITAKIFEAKALDLVEALIKAGFIETDIYELDSFDKSIFSSLARNIKGDDESLAFFKEIMSKMDNVNDEISDQTLLGYCIEKEAVPEIIKSLIEDFGCNADYKNNAQENLIHKIVNNYSLNAEKGKEYIKTLVENGVDINEKNVVGTTPLMYAVKRNKKEYIPLLLENGADPNEKDNQENSSFYYAVGEQFSMPMYELLAESSTADFNSINKDGRTLLTEFIRMMSDSENDLNSLQRLLSDGADLKHSALYYGNPKSGIDYVAEKKSGILKSVLDSGSIDINEQDNQGNTILHKVCAYNVNYDAEAAKEIYRKVKLLLENGADKDISNDKDETALILASTDNLKIKTVELLMKA from the coding sequence ATGCAGACACAGAATATTATCGAACAGTACATTTTTCAAGGAAATCTTGACGCCGCGAGAGAAGCAATTAAAAATGGCGAATCCTTTTCTGAGCAATATCTTAAAAACAATTTTTCGCAGATAACCGCCAAAATTTTTGAAGCAAAAGCTCTTGATCTTGTAGAAGCTTTGATAAAAGCAGGCTTTATAGAAACTGATATTTACGAATTAGACAGTTTTGATAAATCGATTTTCAGTTCATTGGCCCGAAATATAAAAGGTGATGACGAGTCTTTGGCTTTCTTCAAAGAAATAATGTCGAAAATGGACAATGTCAATGACGAAATAAGCGACCAGACTTTATTGGGTTACTGCATCGAAAAGGAAGCCGTTCCGGAAATCATTAAAAGTTTAATAGAAGATTTTGGCTGTAATGCTGATTATAAAAACAATGCACAGGAAAATCTGATTCATAAAATTGTAAATAACTATTCTCTAAATGCAGAGAAAGGCAAAGAATACATCAAAACTCTTGTTGAAAACGGAGTTGACATCAACGAAAAAAATGTTGTTGGTACTACGCCCCTAATGTATGCAGTGAAAAGAAACAAAAAAGAATACATTCCATTGCTATTAGAAAATGGGGCCGATCCTAACGAAAAAGACAATCAGGAAAACAGTTCTTTTTATTATGCTGTTGGCGAACAATTTTCTATGCCCATGTATGAACTTTTAGCAGAATCATCTACGGCAGACTTTAACAGCATCAATAAAGACGGAAGAACTTTGCTGACCGAATTTATCCGTATGATGTCTGATTCAGAAAATGACTTGAATTCACTACAAAGATTATTATCTGATGGTGCTGACTTAAAACACAGCGCTTTATATTATGGAAATCCAAAATCAGGCATAGATTATGTAGCTGAGAAAAAATCCGGTATTCTAAAATCTGTATTAGACAGCGGCTCTATTGATATCAACGAACAGGACAATCAAGGAAACACCATCTTACACAAAGTCTGCGCATACAATGTAAATTATGATGCCGAAGCTGCAAAAGAAATCTATAGAAAAGTAAAACTGCTGCTTGAAAATGGCGCCGATAAAGACATTAGCAACGATAAAGACGAAACAGCCTTAATACTTGCTTCTACAGATAATTTGAAAATAAAAACTGTTGAACTTTTAATGAAAGCCTAA